ttttatttttttattattattatgattattatgattattattatattattattattatgattgttaACGATTATAAACTGGATGGCGTCATACGTGGAAATAaggtttatttataattttagatTTTCGTGAACGGTTAATAAAGTTCTATACGACGACGAAGAAAACTGTGTCTGTTTCACCACTGAGGGAGGGTCGTGACAAACCCATCTGGGATGTTTTTGTGCAACCAAAATTGAGCCACGTTACAATAGAGAAAGATGGATCTCGAAAGAAAACGAGAAACTCGGTTGACCAATACAAAGCCTTATTTTATAAAGATGAAATGCTCAGTAGTCGTGTATTTGTTCAAGGAGAGCCGGGGATGGGGAAAACTACATTCCTCACTAAACTGGCTCTTGACTGGTGTGATGCAGTGTCTGAGCACAATCCTGATCACAGGCCTACATTTAGTGATGTCGATACATTGAAGGAGTTCCGGTTTCTCTTTCAAATATCACTACGAGATGCAAAGGAGCAGCGGGAGGTTATAGATATGATTAAAACACAAATTATCGACATGATATACCCTGGTGAAGTAAAACGTGAAGAGACCGTTAAGCTTTTACCACATATCCTAGAACGAGAGACATACATCGTTTCTATGGATGGGCTTAACGAATGGGTTGATCGTTTTAATCAATTTGTTATACCGTTACTTGCACAATGGCATTCAAAGTGTGTGTCCATTATTACATCACGGCCATGGAAAATGGCGGATGAGCGAATCAaagattctgaaataaaaaaattaatagaaGTTGAAGGAATAATTGATACAGAAGAACtagcaaataaaattataaacagtCTTCAAACTGGTAATGTGAAGACAACCCCTGAATTCATGAAGTACGTGAACGAATGTCAATTTGGGAATTTGTTGAAGTCACCCTGGCTGCAAACTCTGTTAGTCAATTGTTGGATGAACAAGATGGAATTGAGTGGCTCCTTGtgtgaaataaattgtattttaatagaCACACTTTTTAAAAATGCACTAGCGGAAAAGGGATATTTTCAAAAAGGAAATTCGTTTCAATGTTTAACAAATACAAGTTTTATTCAGCGGCAGATCAATATTTTTGATGCACTTGCGAATGTTGCATTTAATTGTACGTTTTCATCGAGTAAATCCCCAGTGTTCACCGAACGGGAAGTATTGAATCACATGTCAGAAAAGCAGTTGAAATtttgtcttgatgctggtgttttAACGCAAAGATACAGCTTCAATATAGCAGGTCAGAATGCACAGTTTTCATTTTTACACGAGACTTTACAGGAATTTATGGCTGCCTATCATATCGCAAATTCCAAGCAGGACCTTATAAAACAGTTCCAAACCGgatctaaatataatgttttagagATGAGCCAGACCATAATTTATCTATGTGGACTCGATTGTAAAAAAGCTAATACCTTTATTAATTGTCTGGTTGACGACGAGTTCCTCAAAGCCATAAGCCACGGACTCAGCATGTACATTAAGGGATTTTTTAATCAGGAAAACTTATTAGCATCTCAGGATGACAATGGCACAAAAAGGAacgttttaaaattaaataatgataACATGGATTACGACGCACGTTGCTTCGCACTATCAGTCTTGTTCCGGCGCATGATCATTGCTGGATGCATAGAAGCAGCTGCCAGCGGTGAAAAGGAAATTTGCTTGAATTGTAGAGACTTCATATTTAATCAGAATCTTACTGAGTCCGATTCAAATGCGTTAGAACAGCTTTTATTGTACAACTGTGCAGATGTGCGGTCACTTATTGTAGAAAATAATTGTCTACAAATAAGCGAAATATTGACAGTCATACACAAATCCAAACATTGTCTTACACGTGTTATGATAAAAATGACACCGGAAATAAGTAAAGCATTACATCATACGAGCATACGGGAGCTGAACTGTATCGGACAATTTGACGTATCATCATGTTCCTATGTTCTGCCGTCCCTGTCTCAATTAACATATTTGAGAATAGAAGACACAAGCTTTTTGCAAGACATAGCTCTTCCTGAAACAATACAAAACATTGCATTGTCGAAATGCGAATGTTCATCTgaatggctgtgcagcttgttgatcacgctctcttcattagatcatcctgtcgagtgtgatctgtgggatgttgtattgcagttaagtgaagacatccgtggaaacgaagcgcatacacatatatcggacttgcgatctcaaatactgtcacatgacATGTCCAATGTTAAGATATTAGTGGAAAATGacagtaaggaactgtttgaaatattacgcGATACTAGTATTGGGATCCTTGACCTGAGGACGGCtaattgtgcctcattagcatccgagattcttcacacgctgaatAAGCTAACTAAGCTTTATTTGTGGGGAACCTATACGGGTAGATGTGATCTGAGACTGCCTGCGTCATTGCAATGTATTTGTCTCTGGGAAAGCgagtgttcatctgagtggctgtgcagcttgttgatcacgctctcttcattagatcatcctgtcgagtgtgagctgtgggatgttgtattgcagttaagtgaagacatccgtggaaacgaagcgcatacacatatatcggacttgcgatctcaaatactgtcacatgacctgtCCAATGTTGAGATATTCGTGAAAaatggcagtaaggaactgtgtgaactattacgtgatactaGTATTGGGATCCTTAACATGAGGACGGCtgattgtgcctcattagcatccgagattcttcacacgctgaatAAGCTAACTAAGCTTTATTTGCGGGGAACCTATACGGGTAGATGTGATCTGAGACTGCCTGCGTCATTGCAATGTATTTGTCTCTGGGAAAGCgagtgttcatctgagtggctgtgcagcttgttgatcacgctctcttcattagatcatcctgtcgagtgtgagctgtgggatgttgtattgcagttaagtgaacacatccgtggagacgaagcgcatacacatatatcggacttgcgatctcaaatactgtcacatgacctgtccaatattgagatattagtgaacaacggcagtaaggaactgtgtgaactattacgtgatacaagtattggGATCCTAGACCTGAGGACGGCtaattgtgcctcattagcatccgagattcttcacacgctgaatAAGCTAACTAAGCTTTATTTGTGGGGAACCTATACGGGTAGATGTGATCTGAGACTTCCTGCGTCATTGCAATGTATTAGTCTCGTGGATGTCAAATGTTCACCTGAATGGCTGTGCAGCTTGGTGATCAtgctctcttcattagatcatcctgtcgagtgtgagctgtgggatgttgtattgcagttaagtgaagacatccgtggaaacgaagcgcatacacatatatcggacttgcgatctcaaatactgtcacatgacctgtCCAATGTTGAGATATTCGTGAAAaatggcagtaaggaactgtttgaactattacgtgatactaGTATTGGGATCCTTAACATGAGGACGGCtaattgtgcctcattagcatccgagattcttcacacgctgaatAAGCTAACTAAGCTTTATTTGTGGGGAACCTATACTGGTAGATGTGATCTGAGACTGCCTGCGTCATTGCAATGTATTAGTCTCCAGGAAGGCGAGTGTTCATCTGAATCGCTGTGcggcttgttgatcacgctctcttcattagatcatcctgtcaagtgtgagctgtgggatgttgtattgcagttaagtgaagacatccgtggagacgaagcgcatacacatatatcggacttgcgatctcaaatactgtcacatgacctgtccaatattgagatattagtgaacaacggcagtaaggaactgtgtgaactattacgtgatacaagtattggGATCCTAGACCTGAGGACGGCtaattgtgcctcattagcatccgagattcttcacacgctgaatAAGCTAACTAAGCTTTATTTGTGGGGAGCCTATACGGGTAGATGTGATCTGAGACTGCCTGCGTCATTGCAATGTATTAGTCTCGTGGATGTCAAATGTTCATCTgaatggctgtgcagcttgttgatcacgctctcttcattagatcatcctgtcgagtgtgagctgtgggatgttgtattgcatttaagtgaagacatccgtggagacgaagcgcatacacatatatcggacttgcgatctcaaatactgtcacatgacctgtCCAATGTTGAGATATTCGTGAAAAATGGCAGTAcggaactgtttgaactattacgtgtTACAAGTATAGGGAGTCTGATCGTTACCGCTACTGATAGTTGTACATTGGAAACAATTATGCGAAGAAAGATGAGCATGTTAAAAAAGATTAATTTACTTGGAACTTATTTGACACACTTTGAATATGATTTACCAGAATCCCTAGAGTCGATGTATTTACAAGGTGGGAAGTGCTCATTGGAATTGTTGTACAGTGTCTTAATCAAACTGGCTCCAATAAAACACCATGTGCGATTAGACGTGGACTGCTTCGTGATATCGAGTTATGAAACCTGTGCAACTACTTTAGACGATTGCGTAATGCAATCGGAATGTTCAACAAATGTTAAAGCTGATGTTAATGATAGTTCGAATACGAATGTGTCTGATTTACATAAACAAATGGTGTCATGTGACATGTCGAACATTGAACTACGCGTCTTAAAATTCCATAAAGAGCGGTTTGAAATGTTGCGAGGCACGAGTATCAGAAGCGTGCAGCTTCAGGCTTTTGACGATGTTTCACTGACATTTGTGACACAAAACACGTTACCAGCGTTTACAGAAATTCGATTACAAGGGACTTACTTGAATGATTTTAATCACACATTACCATCGActcttcaattaattattttagaaAAAGGATCTTGCTCATCAGATTGGCTGTACAGTTTGATGTTAAAACTTTCAACGCTTAATCATGCAGTGCGCGTCTTCTTAGATGAATACGTCGTTTTACAGAGGCGAGAGGCGATTGAAAAAGACCCCGAACTGCTAATGCGAGGTGCAGATTTGTCAAGTGTTCAGTTGGAAGTATTTAAGGATTGCCCTGGATTGTATGAAACATTACCCACAGTGCATATAACCAGTCTGAACATAACTAAAATAGAACACACCGACCTGCTTTCACAGACACTGCCCCATCTCAACCACTTGCAGCAGCTAAGGATTTGTTTGAACAAGTATGATATGGAGATGAAACTGCCAGAATGTATCAAgtatgtgtttataatttataaaaaagtgtCCCCATCATCACTGCAACAATATGTAAATAATCTGTCTACTATCAAACATGGTGTACAGTGTAAACTGCTGTTCCGTGTGGAAGAGAATGACGATGAATATACGAGAATCAAGCAAGACGTTTGTGAATTAAAATCAGTTAATGTCCAACATTTTGAAATTGTCAACAACAAGGGTACTGCTCGTAGAGCTGCTGCTCTTACACTTTCTGCTACTGCTGATGATTGCGATGACGATTATGACAAACGTTTACTCCGATGGGAGGGAGAATACGTTGATTCAAAACCATGGATTCACTATTGTAAAATTCGTCTGAACATTTTGTACACAGACGCCTGTGGAGTGAGTTCTTAAACTCGTGCGTTTTCAacgtatcgtgttattttatCGTTTGTTGTAGCAACTTTAAAAGGGATACAAAGGtgtataatatattgtgtaaaattgtattttctaGTGATAAAGTCTGTATTTTATTTTCGTATTTTTGCTACAAAAAGGTTTGCTAATcgtacatttattaaaaaaaaaatacaaaagttttatttttgaaaatgtatgcgTTTGAGCTAAGTCAAATGTGACAATATGTAAGTTGGAAATATACTTACCCGtattattatacaaaattaattaaatgtaattctcaTAATGAAATAATCAAAAAATTTAATGATAATATATGAAATTCAAACGAGTGTGCATGAAACCaaattgtcaaactttaacatgatACAAAACCAAGGCcattaaacaacacaaaaaacaagGCCATTAAACAACACCAAGAAATTCTTGATTAAAATGCGTCATTTACTTAAAAGACTTGTTTGTGCATCGTGCTTTAAACCGTGGTCATCATCCCGGGCAACAAATTAAGGAGCAAAGGAGTCAACCAATGGTTGTCATTGGCATAATCAAGTAATCAGCCCAAAGAATGGTCGCCAACGTTGGCAACTACGCTTAAGTTATCTATCGGGTTACCACGTCGAAAGCGCAAACAACGGTCAGCAGTGCCACTCATGGCCATCTCGCGGGTTAGCAAGTTAGTAGCTTAAACCATTGACCTAACGCGGAATTGCCTGATCAGAAGCGCAAACAACGTTCGTCGAACTATTTATCTAGTGAGCAGCGCAAACTAATCTCGACATTGCGGGTAACCAAGTCAGAAGCGCAAAACAGTAGTAATCCCTGGTAATACCGTCAACACCCCAAACAAATGGTCATCATCTCGGATTATGCCGTCAGCAACGCACACCATGGTCGTCATCGTGGGTTATACCGTCAGTAGCGCACACCATGGTCGTCATCGTGGGTTATACCGTCATCAACGCACACCATGGTCGTCATCACGGGTTATACCGTCAGCCGGGCACACCTTGGTCGTCATCGTGGGTTATACCGTAAGTAGCGTACACTCTGGTCGTCATCGTTGGTTATATCGTCAGCAGCGCACATACTGGCCATCATCGCGGGTTATACCGTCAATAACGTACACACTGATCATCATCGCGGGTTaaaccgtcagcagcgcacacattGGTCATCATTGCGGGTTATATCGTAAGTAGCGCACACCCTGGTCGTCATcgtgggttataccgtcagcagcgcacatcCTGGTCATGATCatgggttataccgtcagcagcgcacaccatgGTGATCATTGTGGGTTACACCATCAACAACGCACACCCTGGTCATCATCGCGGGTTaaaccgtcagcagcgcacacataggtcatcatcgtgggttataccgtcagcagcgcacacactgTTCATCATCGCGGGTTtttaccgtcagcagcgcacaccatgGTCATCATCGCGGGTTTTACCGTCAGCAGTTCAAACAATTGTCGTCATCGTGATGTTATCCGTCAGTAGCCCAAACTATGATAGTCATTGCGGGATTAACCGTTAGAAGCGCACACAATTTTCGTCATCAAGGGTTTTACCGTCAGCACCGTAAACAACGGTCGTCATCGTGTGTTCAACCGTCAGCAGCGCACGCCATTTACGTTATCGaaggttataccgtcagcagcggaCACCATGATCATCATCGCGGGTTATACAGTCAGAAGCGAACACCATTTTTGTCATCGCAGCTTATACCGTCAGTAGTGCACACCATTTTGTCATCGCAGGTTATACAAAAGCACCGCTCACCATGAACATCATCGCAGGTTATAACGTAAGCTGTGCTAATCATGGTCGTTATCGCGGGTAGTAACGTAAGCAGTGCACAGCATGATCGTCATTGCCTTCGCAAAGTAAGGTCCACGTCGCGGGATGCAAAGTCAATAACAAAAATCATGGTCATCATAGCGATGTTTCCAAGTCAGCGCCGCTCGTTTGCTCAAAGGTATTTGTGCCATTTAAATTGAAATCTTTGCATATATATCTTAACGTGATTGTTTTCATTGTCCAGTTTCAAGTTTATTCAAATGAATAACCCATTCAAACGATATGCTCAATTGTAATCAATACGATGTGATTAAAATCAGCGAACTGAAATCGAGTTAAGGGTCATACATATCATTAACATTTCATAATCTACACAGAAATAGGATTAGGttttaaattatgtatgaatATGTATGCAACAGTTTCAGAATAGGTCATTTATGATTGAAACTCgaataacattgatttaattttGCACGTTTTCTTTTTAGCTGCAAGAACGTGCGTCATTGAGCCCGTAGTTTCTAAGATTCACAAGAgcaggaacgacaactctgcagtTAGATTGTAAGGGAAGTCAATAATGTTAGTCTACATCTTGTGAAACGGCGTCAGTTTTTGATGTCATTATGGAATAGATCCTgcaataatttataaatacaccCAATTTATATTGatttcataatataaatacaaatttaaaatgcaatatttaaccGTCTTAAAGACAAACAATAAAGTAAAAGTAtataacaaaatgtgtttgttccGGTAAACTAACAGTTCTCGTTTACTCGTACTCAATgtataaaatgaataataaatttataaatttgtCCAAAAAGCCTTGTTGTATACATTCGAAATATCGCCTCTTTGATtgttttttctatttaatttgagCAGGTGCTCCGCCGTGGTCTCAGGAGTACAATTAATAAGAAGTGTCAAGGGACCCTGATTGAGGATGTAATACCGCACCAAGAATAAGAATCACCGCACGTTTTACTGCACTGTGTCAAGGGACCCTGATTGAGACTGTAATACCGCACCAAGGATAAGGCTTTCTGCACGTTTTACTGCCATGTGTCAAGGGACCCTGATTGAGGATGTCATACCGCATCAAGGATAAGGCTTGCACTGTATTAAGGGACCCTGATTGAGGATGTAATACCGCACCAAGAATAAGGCTCACCGAAAGTTTTACTGAACTGTGTCAAaggaccctggttgaggatgTAATACCGCACCAAGAATAAGGCTCACCGCAAGTTTAACTGCACTGTGTCAAGGGACCCTGATTCAGGACGTCATACCGCACCAAGAATAAGGCTCACAGCAAGTTTAACTGAACTGTGTCAAGGGACCCTGATTGAGGATGTACCAACGCACCAAGAATAAGGATCACCGCACGTTTTACTTCACTGTGTCAAGGGACCCTGATTGAGGATGTAATACCGCACCAAGAATAAGGATCACCACACGTTTTACTGCACTGCCTGTTTCGTTCTAGTCTGTATTGTAACGTGGTATCCCAGCGATGGAGAAGAAAACCAGCTCTGCTGTACATACTAGTGAACGTTTAAGGAGCAGGTTATCCATGTCTTGATGGTTTCTTCCTGTTTCCGATGACTGCAGTCAGCGCCAATACTTTCTCATCATGAAGCGTTCATTGAACTTGgtaatttttatttaagttttgtcGGGATTTGATTAACGCTTTATTTTGTACCGTTATTATTTACGTAAAGCACGATATTTTACACTGTTAATTCGTAATGTTGATAGACACTTTCGTATATGATTTACTACACGATAACATTTGACAATCGTTTGTGGATGTTTTTTTGGGTTTCCAAAATAATTTATATCTGTAAATATAAAGCTGAAAATAGCGGTATTGGTTCACTGTGTAAGTCATTTAGAATAACAAAAGTGTAACTATCTTATTCAAATTACGTTTTCACGTCGATATTTTTCGTATTATCTTTATGCAACTCTTTTTCCTATGTTTCACATTGAAGAGATCCCGCAACGCAATATACATAATGATGCACGTGCATAGTGGTATAGCtgcatttgtaaataatttgtttgcacatgtatatttgttttgttttttttacagcgGTTAAGgcaaaaaatgttttcattttccgTGTGACCGCCATGGTTATGGTTTTGATTTTGTATAGTTCAGATATTACCATTTGCCTCGTGAATTGatgtaaataacataatattatttcattttatttcctCCTTTCGAATGATCTTGCAAATACCTTGTACTGATATTAAATAACATGCACATAGAATGTAAATGCATTCATGCATAAATAGTGTTGttgtacatacatatttttataaccTGTTTGCAAGAATATTCatttcacatttaatttcaacCTACTATTGTAAGTCGATTAATGCAAACATAATGATCGATTCAAGTTCGAAGAAACTGTTCTGAATACTGTAAAATATTATTTGCTCAGATTTATGCCATTATAAGAGTCAATTCAATAATGCAGAAATGGTTCTTATGATTATATTATTGATACGAAATACACACTAGTTCTTGAAATTTCAAACCAATATAAAAATCACAAAATGTACTTATAGTACATGCATTTTTAACGCATTTCATAGTAAAAATCCATCGTGTTAAgtacaattattttaatgataataatcattctttttttaattcataaatgaCGATGGAAcgttactttataaatatagatTTTCTTCAAATATAACAAAACGTAGATGTATTATATAATGTCTTTAATTTGTTGTTTGTGCTaatataattgttgttttacGGGTTGTAAATACGCTGCAATGTAAGAATCGATCAGTACAGTATGGTATGCTAACGTGGCATATGACTGCTTCTATTGACCGAACATATAAACATACCGCTATAGCCTTATTGTAAGATTGCTTAAGAAGCTCTGTAAGCAACAACGCAGTTCGCGATTTAATCGTATCATATGTTTAAGTTCATTATATAATCGAacttatttcatttatataaatgtttagcATGTCAAATATCGTTTCGGCGAATGATGCTTTACACTATGCAAAGAgccatttaaatttatttgccgaatatatatatatataaattaagtgTGTATTTGTGTGGTTATCTCTCCGAAATTCCGTCTGTAGTACAATATGATGTAAAGCTATTATTTTAATGTCAATGAACATTTATCGTTGAATTAATGTATTGTTCAATGCACGCTATCAATTAATTGAACGTGGAACTGTTGATTGAAATTAAGACGAGTCATCATGAAATCAttaaattgtgtttaacaaaACAAAGCGTACATTAAATGAATGTGAGTGCGTTGCTAACATTTTCTAAATACTATTGTTGACTTAACCAGGAAGCtaatgacaaaatgttgttttacaaACTTGCATTTAACAGCACATTATTGCTCTTTTCTCAGTGTACAGACTATAATGTTGATATGTATTGTAAACC
This is a stretch of genomic DNA from Dreissena polymorpha isolate Duluth1 chromosome 7, UMN_Dpol_1.0, whole genome shotgun sequence. It encodes these proteins:
- the LOC127838287 gene encoding uncharacterized protein LOC127838287, which encodes MGNNLKKRRFIPDRQPKTPKRELKESQQDSSAKIVSAIETQTSILSSDIKSSETNLAAQIAKSEIDTRLTVEGYGLALQENLQDGTTEIVSQIRKHTSSLNSELKSSENNMSSLIEKSEICTRRTLEDTEMALKESQQDCTTEILSQTASLGRKIDHLMDVTKRVNADCSKDKDIENRTSAGQDDYFKKCQDFRERLIKFYTTTKKTVSVSPLREGRDKPIWDVFVQPKLSHVTIEKDGSRKKTRNSVDQYKALFYKDEMLSSRVFVQGEPGMGKTTFLTKLALDWCDAVSEHNPDHRPTFSDVDTLKEFRFLFQISLRDAKEQREVIDMIKTQIIDMIYPGEVKREETVKLLPHILERETYIVSMDGLNEWVDRFNQFVIPLLAQWHSKCVSIITSRPWKMADERIKDSEIKKLIEVEGIIDTEELANKIINSLQTGNVKTTPEFMKYVNECQFGNLLKSPWLQTLLVNCWMNKMELSGSLCEINCILIDTLFKNALAEKGYFQKGNSFQCLTNTSFIQRQINIFDALANVAFNCTFSSSKSPVFTEREVLNHMSEKQLKFCLDAGVLTQRYSFNIAGQNAQFSFLHETLQEFMAAYHIANSKQDLIKQFQTGSKYNVLEMSQTIIYLCGLDCKKANTFINCLVDDEFLKAISHGLSMYIKGFFNQENLLASQDDNGTKRNVLKLNNDNMDYDARCFALSVLFRRMIIAGCIEAAASGEKEICLNCRDFIFNQNLTESDSNALEQLLLYNCADVRSLIVENNCLQISEILTVIHKSKHCLTRVMIKMTPEISKALHHTSIRELNCIGQFDVSSCSYVLPSLSQLTYLRIEDTSFLQDIALPETIQNIALSKCECSSEWLCSLLITLSSLDHPVECDLWDVVLQLSEDIRGNEAHTHISDLRSQILSHDMSNVKILVENDSKELFEILRDTSIGILDLRTANCASLASEILHTLNKLTKLYLWGTYTGRCDLRLPASLQLHITSLNITKIEHTDLLSQTLPHLNHLQQLRICLNKYDMEMKLPEWVGGESAIGKSFITTFSTSECFGKVALSTRRNLPYGPECVRRSFTISCQSSLS